In the Urocitellus parryii isolate mUroPar1 chromosome 10, mUroPar1.hap1, whole genome shotgun sequence genome, one interval contains:
- the LOC144257177 gene encoding uncharacterized protein C8orf48-like: MGVIDHDLKLDLCPAVFCTTKINLIHQRVDSKKKSNKHKKLQFRCDPEPSEINALTCTVPDELLNRMYFENVRTTLKQVASAKQHITSQCPNCIRKKAELAQSTFLKQKKTLLESVLLQEKVDEHIHTTDFLTHVGEAHQGLPRLSDDPKIIWKRLKEKTQTGYSCFERSDTKQKM, encoded by the coding sequence atGGGAGTCATAGATCATGATCTGAAACTTGATCTTTGCCCTGCAGTCTTTTGCACCACTAAGATAAACTTGATCCATCAAAGAGTGGACTCTAAAAAGAAGAGCAACAAACACAAAAAGCTGCAGTTTAGATGCGATCCAGAGCCTTCAGAAATCAATGCCTTAACATGTACTGTTCCTGATGAACTTTtaaacagaatgtattttgaaaacgTGAGGACAACACTAAAACAGGTGGCATCAGCAAAGCAACACATTACTTCACAGTGTCCCAACTGTATTAGGAAAAAAGCAGAGCTGGCTCAGTCTACCTTCCTAAAGCAAAAGAAGACTTTACTGGAGTCAGTTCTCCTCCAAGAGAAAGTAGATGAACATATTCATACCACAGACTTTCTCACCCATGTTGGAGAAGCACATCAGGGTCTTCCCAGGCTTTCAGATGACCCTAAAATAATCTGGAAAAGACTGAAAGAGAAAACTCAGACTGGATACTCCTGTTTTGAAAGGTCAGATACCAAGCAGAAGATGTAG